The Delphinus delphis chromosome 2, mDelDel1.2, whole genome shotgun sequence genome contains a region encoding:
- the OXA1L gene encoding mitochondrial inner membrane protein OXA1L: MALGLMCGRRELLRLLRPQRQFHSVAGPCQWPRKALTAGLRFPAGRCCGHPHYVLLAAPGPRGLSTSAISFAEAQVQAPPVIPATPPPTAVPEVASGDTADIILAAAEQSFTELGLGSYTPVGLIQNLLEFMHVNLGLPWWGAIAACTVLARCLVFPLIVKGQREAANIHNHLPEIQKFSARIREAKLTGNHTEFYRASSEMTFYQKKHDIKLFRPLILPLTQAPIFISFFIALREMANLPVPSLQTGGLWWFQDLTLSDPTYMLPLVVTATMWGVLELGAETGVQSSDLQWMRNFIRLMPLAVLPITIHFPAAVFMYWLSSNVFSLGQVACLRIPAVRTVLKIPQRVVHDSDKLPPQEGFIKSFKTGWKNAEMAHQLQERERRMRNHLELAARGPLRQTFTHNPLLQHGKNGPPNTPNSSSNKPKSKHPWSDTLG, from the exons ATGGCGCTGGGGTTGATGTGCGGACGCCGGGAGCTTCTGCGCCTGCTACGGCCCCAGCGTCAG TTCCACAGCGTCGCAGGGCCCTGCCAATGGCCCCGGAAAGCGCTGACAGCTGGGCTCCGGTTCCCAGCCGGCCGCTGCTGCGGGCACCCGCACTATGTCCTCCTCGCGGCCCCAGGCCCCCGGGGCCTCAGTACCTCTGCCATCTCTTTTGCAGAAGCCCAG GTTCAGGCCCCTCCGGTCATTCCTGCAACTCCCCCACCTACAGCAGTACCTGAGGTGGCTTCTGGAGACACTGCAGATATCATCCTGGCTGCTGCAGAACAGAGCTTCACTGAGCTTGGGCTGGGGTCATACACCCCAGTGGGACTGATCCAGAACTTACTGGAATTTATGCATGTTAACCTAGGCCTACCTTGGTGGGGGGCCATTGCTGCAT GTACAGTCCTTGCCCGCTGCCTGGTGTTTCCTCTCATCGTGAAGGGCCAGCGAGAGGCAGCTAACATCCACAACCACTTGCCAGAGATTCAGAAGTTTTCCGCTCGAATCAGAGAGGCCAAGTTGACAGGAAACCATACTGAAT TTTACAGGGCCTCCTCGGAGATGACGTTCTACCAGAAAAAGCATGATATTAAACTCTTCAGACCTCTCATTCTACCTCTGACTCAG GCCCCGATCTTCATCTCCTTCTTCATTGCCTTGAGAGAAATGGCTAACCTTCCTGTGCCCAGCCTGCAGACAGGTGGCCTCTGGTGGTTCCAGGATCTCACACTATCTGACCCCACTTACATGTTACCTCTGGTGGTCACTGCTACAATGTGGGGTGTCCTTGAG ctagGTGCTGAAACTGGCGTGCAAAGTTCTGACCTTCAGTGGATGAGAAATTTTATCAGATTGATGCCCCTGGCAGTCTTGCCCATAACTATCCATTTCCCCGCG GCAGTGTTCATGTACTGGCTGTCCTCCAACGTATTTTCCCTGGGCCAGGTGGCCTGCCTCCGTATTCCAGCTGTACGCACTGTACTTAAAATCCCCCAGCGTGTTGTGCATGACTCAGACAAATTACCTCCCCAGGAAGGCTTCATAAAGAGCTTCAAAACAG GCTGGAAGAATGCCGAAATGGCACATCAGCTACAGGAGCGTGAACGACGCATGCGGAATCACTTGGAGCTAGCAGCCAGGG GTCCCTTACGACAGACCTTTACCCACAACCCTCTGCTACAGCATGGAAAGAATGGACCTCCCAACACCCCCAATAGCAGCAGCAACAAACCAAAGTCAAAGCATCCCTGGAGTGACACACTTGGCTGA